One genomic segment of Myxococcales bacterium includes these proteins:
- a CDS encoding sigma-54-dependent Fis family transcriptional regulator — protein MPRGQVLVVDDEPSILNTLKKALSLEGYTVDVAGGVGLALERLAKKTYDVLLLDVSLPDGNGIELLERLRKSGVDTPVIMMSGHATIDTAVRATRLGALDFLEKPVSTDRLLVVLENTLRLMRAEEEAAELRAEAGFFDDLIGESRAMKELREHVTRAAKAAASVLITGERGTGKELVARAIHRASPRAKGPYEKLNCAAIPADLIESELFGHEAGAFTGATKQRRGKFERAHAGTLFLDEVGDMPLAMQAKLLRVLQEREIERVGGNDVLKVDVRVVAATNRDLIAACREGQFRPDLYDRLNVLPLELPPLRARREDTPLLASHFLTQAARANARPGVSLEPSAVEALTRHAFPGNVRELRNLIERLVILSPDDQITADDVARSLGMSASPGNAGLYRPGIPFRVLVEEAERTILEEAMAHHTGQMAATARALGLERSHLYKKAKALGLRGKDEPEE, from the coding sequence ATGCCTCGCGGCCAAGTCCTCGTCGTGGACGACGAGCCCTCGATCCTGAACACCCTGAAGAAGGCGTTGTCGCTGGAGGGCTACACCGTCGACGTCGCGGGGGGTGTCGGCTTGGCTCTCGAACGCCTCGCCAAGAAGACCTACGACGTGCTCCTGCTCGACGTGTCGTTGCCCGACGGTAACGGCATCGAGCTGCTCGAGCGGCTGCGAAAGTCCGGCGTGGACACACCCGTCATCATGATGAGTGGTCACGCCACCATCGACACGGCGGTGCGGGCGACCCGCCTCGGTGCGCTCGATTTCCTGGAAAAACCGGTGTCGACGGACCGACTGCTGGTCGTCCTGGAGAACACCCTGCGCCTGATGCGGGCCGAGGAGGAGGCAGCCGAACTGCGGGCCGAGGCGGGGTTCTTCGACGACCTCATCGGCGAGAGCCGCGCGATGAAGGAGCTACGTGAGCACGTGACTCGCGCCGCCAAGGCTGCGGCGAGCGTGCTCATCACGGGGGAACGAGGCACCGGAAAAGAGCTCGTCGCTCGCGCCATTCACCGGGCGTCCCCGCGCGCGAAGGGCCCCTACGAAAAGCTGAATTGCGCGGCTATTCCTGCCGATCTCATCGAGAGTGAGCTGTTTGGTCACGAGGCGGGCGCGTTCACCGGTGCAACCAAACAGCGCCGCGGAAAGTTCGAGCGGGCCCACGCCGGCACGTTGTTCCTGGACGAAGTGGGGGACATGCCGCTCGCGATGCAGGCAAAGCTCCTGCGTGTGCTTCAAGAGCGGGAGATCGAGCGCGTTGGTGGCAACGACGTCTTGAAGGTGGACGTGCGAGTCGTCGCCGCGACCAACCGCGACTTGATCGCGGCGTGTCGTGAGGGGCAATTTCGCCCCGACCTCTACGACCGCCTGAACGTGCTGCCGCTCGAGTTGCCGCCGTTGCGGGCGCGGCGCGAGGACACTCCGCTCTTGGCCAGCCACTTCCTCACGCAAGCGGCGCGAGCCAATGCCAGACCGGGCGTCTCACTGGAGCCTTCCGCGGTCGAGGCCCTGACGCGGCACGCATTCCCTGGCAACGTGCGCGAGCTCAGGAACCTGATCGAACGCCTGGTCATCCTGAGCCCCGACGACCAGATCACGGCTGACGACGTGGCGCGATCCCTCGGCATGTCGGCATCCCCGGGGAACGCGGGGCTGTATCGTCCCGGGATCCCGTTTCGTGTGCTGGTGGAGGAAGCCGAGCGCACGATCTTGGAAGAGGCGATGGCGCACCACACGGGGCAGATGGCGGCGACCGCGCGCGCCCTCGGGCTCGAGCGGAGCCACCTCTACAAAAAAGCGAAAGCCCTCGGCCTGCGCGGCAAAGACGAGCCAGAAGAATGA
- a CDS encoding DnaJ domain-containing protein, whose translation MSKPTATGNLETTPLSQLLVYALDKQLTGSFVFQGSDRKKSALYFLNGAPANAKTGQPVIHLGRLLLELGKIDEDIYNKTLTRVAKERALHGKLLVEARALDQETLDAALSEQLQRQVLWMFSLGPQTAYGFYADQNFLERWGGGPVQLEPLKLIWRGIRRYENLKRIDAAVGKLGSRVLRLHSHAQLARFQFSDAERPVLDVLRAKPQPLDELVASGVGDPSDVKRMVYTLMITRHLDLGVPPLGVPSGAAGMPPPARPAARQAAAPPAPPAGRRMPAPVEVSVSDEPSIPSFPLGSSPSSAGPPSSRGAPDSVRGSEPAPLAEFRRELNVRLEAAPSQNYYEMLGVPVKSASAEISAAFYQLAKKWHPDRLSPDFAPVREEAMKLFSKMTEAHQTLTDEQRRRDYDELVRDGGGTEVEQEEVNKIMGAVLAYQKATVYFRKGNLAEAETLARQAKDDDPAQAEYLALWVQCVSQRPERAAKGDWHEFITMMDDAVKREPENERVRMARGELLKRAGQLELAVKDFHWVARRNPNNLDATREVRLFTMRGGDAPSNKRSIAPGKGKEEKGGLLGKFFKR comes from the coding sequence ATGTCCAAGCCGACGGCGACAGGAAACCTGGAGACGACGCCGCTCTCCCAGCTCCTGGTCTACGCCCTCGACAAACAACTGACCGGCTCGTTCGTCTTTCAGGGCAGTGACCGGAAAAAGAGCGCGCTCTACTTCTTGAACGGAGCGCCGGCGAACGCCAAGACGGGTCAGCCGGTGATCCACCTCGGGCGACTCTTGCTCGAGCTCGGCAAGATCGACGAGGACATTTACAACAAGACGCTCACCCGCGTGGCGAAGGAGCGCGCGCTGCACGGAAAGTTGTTGGTCGAGGCGCGAGCGCTCGACCAAGAGACCCTCGATGCGGCGCTGTCCGAGCAGCTTCAGCGTCAGGTTCTGTGGATGTTCTCGCTGGGACCGCAGACCGCCTACGGCTTCTACGCGGATCAGAATTTTCTGGAACGCTGGGGCGGCGGGCCGGTGCAGCTCGAACCGTTGAAGTTGATTTGGCGCGGCATTCGTCGCTACGAGAACTTGAAACGGATCGACGCGGCCGTCGGCAAGCTCGGGTCGCGAGTGCTGCGGCTGCACTCCCATGCCCAGCTCGCACGGTTTCAGTTCTCGGACGCCGAGCGTCCCGTGCTCGACGTGCTGCGTGCCAAACCGCAGCCGCTGGACGAGCTCGTGGCGAGCGGAGTCGGTGATCCGTCCGACGTGAAACGCATGGTCTATACGCTGATGATCACGCGTCACCTCGATCTGGGTGTTCCGCCGCTCGGCGTCCCGAGCGGCGCTGCAGGCATGCCTCCCCCCGCCCGCCCAGCAGCGCGCCAGGCGGCGGCGCCTCCCGCACCTCCCGCAGGTCGCCGCATGCCAGCGCCCGTCGAGGTGTCGGTGAGCGACGAACCCTCGATCCCTTCGTTCCCGCTCGGGTCGTCTCCGTCGTCGGCGGGCCCGCCTTCGAGTCGTGGCGCGCCGGACTCGGTCCGTGGCAGCGAGCCGGCGCCCCTCGCCGAGTTTCGCCGCGAGCTCAACGTGCGCCTGGAGGCCGCACCCAGTCAGAACTACTACGAGATGCTGGGTGTGCCCGTGAAGTCGGCGAGCGCCGAGATCTCTGCGGCCTTCTACCAGCTCGCGAAGAAGTGGCATCCGGATCGGCTGAGCCCCGATTTCGCGCCCGTGCGCGAAGAAGCGATGAAGCTCTTCAGCAAGATGACCGAGGCGCACCAGACGCTGACCGACGAGCAGCGGCGCCGTGACTACGACGAGCTGGTCCGAGACGGCGGCGGCACCGAGGTCGAGCAGGAAGAGGTCAACAAGATCATGGGGGCCGTCCTCGCCTACCAGAAAGCCACGGTTTATTTCCGAAAGGGCAACCTCGCGGAAGCCGAGACGCTGGCGCGGCAGGCCAAGGACGACGACCCGGCACAGGCGGAGTATCTGGCGCTCTGGGTGCAATGTGTTTCGCAGAGGCCGGAGCGCGCGGCGAAGGGGGACTGGCACGAGTTCATCACCATGATGGATGACGCCGTGAAGCGCGAACCCGAGAACGAACGCGTGCGCATGGCTCGTGGCGAGCTCTTGAAGCGAGCAGGCCAGCTCGAGCTAGCCGTGAAGGACTTCCACTGGGTCGCCCGACGGAACCCGAACAACCTCGACGCTACGCGCGAGGTTCGCCTCTTCACCATGCGCGGCGGCGACGCCCCGTCGAACAAACGGTCGATTGCGCCCGGCAAGGGCAAAGAAGAAAAAGGCGGGCTGCTCGGGAAGTTCTTCAAGCGCTGA